tttaaagtattcgTTTTGTTCAACTGATTTGGGGCAGCTCTTCGTCTGTCAACCATAAGagggtttctcaaaatttatttatataaagacaaTATTGGTACGTGAACAATATGGAATTAGATATACAATAGTAGGAAACATTGTGAACTGAATAAAATTTTCATCTCAACAATGACTCTCTCGCtcagtattatattaaaaccagACTTAAATTTAACGCccaaaaaaatgtgacccccctAGGCTGCGCCAAAAAAACGTAGCCCTCCCTACATATttgccgcccccccccccccccccccacagtaattaatgaccgctccctaaagcggtatttcactttaacgcgctgtgaaaaaaaaaaaaaaaaaaaaactaaaaaatagAGGTATCTGCTTCCGTTATATAAACATCCCAAAATGTTCAATCAAGTTGAATCGCCGTACTCAAAAGCGGTCTACCCGCATTGCATCGAGAAGGCCTTTTAAACTTAATTAGACACATATTCCCGCCTCTATAGTAGTCACAGGATCCAAGCTACAATAGGTAAATATTCTAGAGTGTTTTTCTTCACATGCTTAAAGGATTTGTGAGAATAGGTGATTTGACTGCAATACACTGATTGATGTATATAAGAGCTTATGAGGGCATAGATTATGAGATTTTGTTCTATGTTTTTCCAGTCTGTTACGATAGCTTAGTTTTATAACGCTTTGCCAAGATTTGCGCTATGCAACTAGAAACACCCGGAAACACCAAAACGATTTAAGGGGTAAAACTTGATTGAAACAATTACTAAATACGTTTTGTAGGGAAAGGTTATCTCGACTTTCGCTCGTCCCTCAGCACTAACACTAGACGTTTCTTATCGGGAGCTTATCAGATCAGCTGATCCTCCGTCGTtgaaattatttgaaaacacTCCTTCGCAATCAAATCCGTAgcgccccccaccccacccccctcaaaCCACcaacaatattttcatcacAATATAATAACCAGAAGGAACATAGCTGTGCCCcaatttttttccttaatgtttctttatcgtgcaaccccccccccccccaaatccCCACTCTCACCCCCAATATGTAGAGGCCCGACGATGTATAGACTGATAGATGATAGATGAGTAAGGTGCAAAGCACATGTACAATTTGGTAATGCTTTTACATTGACTAGACAACAGGAACCTCCTAAGGCAAGTAATAGATACAAATCCTGGGCGACCCggaagaaaaacgacagcttTAACCAATGATATTTTAAGCCACTACGAAATAAAGAAAGGCAAATACAAATAGTCACTAGAATCCTATAATTGTCTTCTTATGTGCGCTCTGTTTGGCTAAAAGTTTTGTGTGGAATTCAATGATAAAATTGAATTAAATATAAACACAGGGGGACCGCGCGCGTAAAAAAAGTTTATCCCTCAAAACGCACCAAAATCAATCGGAAATGATTTAACTATAGGATTCAATACGACTGCAATATCGTTTTTCAATTGATACTTATCTTGGAATGCTCTTATCCATTATGAATTTCTGTAACAAAATTCGAAATAGACTAAATAGCCGTGCCTGTTGTTCAATTAAACTTGTATTTACATCGCGAATTTCCCAAAGCTTTCAAAAACAATCAGAGGCAATATCCGCTACTTAGGTACTATAGATTTGATGTTGACAGTTTGCTTTAATGTGGTGATATGAGGTTAGATAAGCTCATTTACAATAATGGTATAAAGCGAACATACGAATCGGAAAGCAGTGTAAGGAATGATAGGTTAGATAAGCTCATTTACAGTAATGGTATAAAGCGAACACACGAATCTGAAAGCAGTGTAAGGAATTATATCAAAGTTGTCGCTCACCCCTGTTTTGTAAGGGCTGGTATCGCCATATCGCGATGTTAAATCTTACCTACAACAAGTCCACTCCGATAGAATGGGTGTCGACAGAGATTACAGCGAGCGAGCGAATCGCCAAGATCGTGGTGTGCTTTCTTATTATCCTCACCGCGTTAGTCGGCAACGTCCTTATCATTGTCGTCGTGTGCCGTAACGCGAATATGCGTAAAACCATCAACTACTTCATCGTCAATATGGCCGTGTCCGACCTCGCTGTTTCCCTGTTCGTGTTGCCGAGGGTCATCTCAGAGAACATCACGAGTTACGAGTTCCTCCCTGAGTGGCGAGTGTCGGGCGCGGCGGGGGAGGTACTGTGTAAACTTGTCTACTTCATCTCGGATCTGTCGCCAGCCGTGTCTATCCTCAGCCTAGTCTGCATCACATTGGATCGCTTCTGCGCGGTCGTGTTCCCGATGAAGCGCACACTGATCACCTCGCGGGTCCGACTTGTGTTAATAGTCTTCACCTGGCTCTTCTCTGCAGCGTTTTTCTCGCCCTCGTTCTACACAATGCGGCTTGTCGGTATATCTGGGCTAGACTCTGTTTATTGCCGGATGCGGTGGAGTAAGGACCGCGCACAGCACGTGGTCATCCACCGCGCATACATCACCGCGACGTGCATCCTCTTCGTCATCACCCCCATGGTCCTAATCACCGTCATGTACACCGTCATCATGGTAGTGGTCAGGATGGCCTTGCTCACCCGTCAATCCAAGCAAGGGAGCGCGGCACAGCGCAGGCGGCAGGACAACAACAACCGGCTCTTGCGTCTCGCTGTGCTAACTGTCATCTCGTTCACAGTGTGCTGGGGGCCGTACAACATCTACCTTTTCTTGCAGAGTTTTGCGTGGAAATGGAAACAGAGCAGCAACGTTCACGGCGCGCGCGTTTTGTTTGAAGTAGTGGTGTTTCTTACTTACACCAACAGTATGATCAATCCTTGTCTGTACTTCGTGTTCATTGAGAACTACCGACACGGTCTGAGACGTGTGCTGCGCTCGGCACATGACGCGAGAAGAAATATACCGAGCGCAACGAGACTAGATGGCAGATTACGTACCCAGCACACTGAGCTATACTGTGTATTATCCAAACAGCTTAATGAAACAACTGCCAGTAACGTTCCAGAAATAGCACACAGCAATTAGCAAACCGGGACGGTATGGTGTTTACCATCCACAAGGCACAGGGCCACATAAAATATCCTGCACTGCATGTAAGATCCAATGAAATAGGTATCACTTTGGTATAATTATAGAGCGGAATGCATGGTTTATGGTGTAAACACGGCCTTATGGAACAACTGACATAAAAAGTAGAGGGTGCGTAACAATGGCTTATTAGTTGAACAGGTTTAACAAGCTAAGTAACCCTTGATGTACTTCAACTGGTTGCTCGAAAACACCTTTTACGTTTTAGTTTAGTCGATCAAACATGTTAGTCACTCTTTCAAAGTGATCTTGTTCAAGAGTAAGAAATTGTTTCATTCATCACCAATCAATTTTTCAatcaagttttcaattttcgttTATCTGTGCGCACTCTAAACACTGGTTGCATGCGCTCGAGAAAGCACTATAAAACACGCCATTTCAAACGAGCTCgcgctgttttgattttgtaaaatacttttttcgtTGCGTATATTATTTATTCAGAGAATTATTAAAATTgtcatttatttgaaggtcgtatgtgagtggatttatactaaaacaattagactactcgttcTCGCGCCTCGTTaactatctattgactcatagaaaactcgaactggtagtctaattgttaattATAAACGATCTTGTTCCCGGGGCACAATCGgaagaacgtttttttttaaattcgtaAGTTCGTTCCCTTCATATTCGAAAAAAACGCGGAAGAACGCTCTTAAAGTCCATACAGTACGATAACCATTTCCGTATCACTTTATATTAAAATTGCTATCTTTTTGCAGAGGGTCCAATGCTCGTGATTTTTTCTAAGACGACTTCAAAATTGcaagaaacaaaacggaaTGATAGAATTCTTCAAAATAAATGCCAAAACCCACGCAAATACTGAAGCGGCGAAACACACAAAATGCAAAAATGTAGATTATAAGGTGAGCCTAGAATTGggtgatttattttgataattttcgTGCACGAGAGCTCAACAAAaagctgtttttatttacaagaacACAATGTGAATGCTACGGCCGCGAATGCGTTGTTGTAGTTCTTTAAGGGTTCTGCAATAACAATCCAGTTAGCCAGCTAATGATTTAActtgcattgtgcgcgcgcgctgcatcgcaatcaagaatggcgacatttcAACTTCAACTTTATTGTACATAaatacattattttttctttttttacaagCGCGCGCTGtatttgaaacctacaacaaaacgatattttcttttctcgcAAATAATTCTTggctttaaattattcttcgcttcattgtgggtagcattgcaatagaaaacacttcgccaatattttgtggtattgtcgtctctgaattttaacagTGGAAAATACTTTGTTatagattttcccgccaaaactcaAAACGCCAAAACACTCGATTCATACCCTGTCCCCACGTAGGCATTTTCATTTGGAAACGCAAtctttttgttccgttttcaaaaaaaaaaaatgcgtccacacgaagcgttttcaatttgatacgacccgtccccacgaaaccgcagaaacgatacgaaaacaacaacaagctGCACAAcgcatgcgtactcgcgcgccaagtggactggaccTGAGTTGTAACCCCATCGTTTTCGGAAGGTTCCGTTTTCTTCCGTCCCCACGGCAACGAAGgggtatcgttttcaaattgttacAATCTGGAGATCGTTTCTAAATCGTTCGGTTTTCGATCATCGTTTACGCATTtccgtgtggacgatacccgtatctgtaacaaaaaggttgcgttttcaaccGAAagcggatacgtggggacggggtctcaatctcctttcgcgcggccaggaaaattttcaaagctgTAGAACAGACTCATACCCCATCGTTTTCGGAAGGTTCCGTTTTCTTCCGTCCCCACGGCAACGAAGgggtatcgttttcaaattgttacAATCTGGAGATCGTTTCTAAATCGTTCGGTTTTCGATCATCGTTTACGCATTtccgtgtggacgatacccgtatctgtaacaaaaaggttgcgttttcaaccGAAagcggatacgtggggacggggtctcaatctcctttcgcgcggccaggaaaattttcaaagctgTAGAACAGACTCATACCCAgtcgttatttgctgttgcgGGGACATCCACAGGAACCCTGAAGCGGagacggaaaaaaaataacgactGGCAGATTacagatccaagatggcggacgaaatCGGCGAGCAAATGTTACAAATTTTCACAGACGAAGAAAGACCCATCCATACTGCATTTCTTGCTTATAAAATTCCATGTGCACATGATAACTGCAGAAATAGCCTATATACTTTCCTGGAGTTTGGAATTCGGCGTACGATCATGTGCGCGAATACTGACTTCCTCACTCTAGAGCTTCTTCTAGGGAACATGAAGACAATTTGTGCTCGAATTATATCTCTGAAAGTAGATATTCGTAATAAATACAATCCAACCAAAGCAATATGAGATCAAATAAGTGCCAGAACATTTAGACCATCCAAATTCATTTCATGAAATGATGTATCGAGCTCATCAGTgacgtccgccatcttggattctacaaaacaaaaatatcgtCTAATTGAACAGCGAAAGGCCGAGAAGAAAACTAAATGGTTTACAATGAGTATGTGTAGGTAGGAGCTTGGAGTTGTGcacaaaaaaaactgaaaaaacgGCCATAAAAACGCCGCTTGcaagatattttaaaaacttGCAAGATATTTCCTAAGTTATGCCAGACGTCaagttccctgctagcagaggcctcttttctctgtatttcgctgggctggagttcgcgaggaaaagatacctctgccatgggtcgcaagttcgtttgatcaaaccgccgtccacgatcgtggacgagatccaaAGCGCATGCTCcattcattaattactggccactatttgagccaacaatgactagcgcatgcatgaaacgtatatctgctgcgggataataagcccgcattaaGGCGTCCTCCTttgaaatatcacgcgacgaattataaaagaagccatacaatgccttatcttcattcagaattttctctcttttgactaacgagtcaatcttctgTTTACAGGTTTtacatattcttctgggaatagctgatctaagtttaccaaaaagttttgtaacattttcttcgaatccaactgtgcgatatttacattgaagaaactcgcctgcccagatgtcttgaaattaatcccgcaaacaagacaaaactcgtctttgctgcgtttgttgttcaatcattttagtgacgttttaggtgattgaaattgaagagttgttttcttttttcgaagaggagaactaaccagagtttgattcatgatttccgactaaacccatgcaaagcatattgacagctttcgcgcgatggtacgggttttggcacgtcggtcgcttattaacgctcacgcatgcgcaacagaaacagtatcgacccatggcagaggtatcttttcctcgcgaactccagcccagcgaaatacagagaaaaaaggcctctgctagcagggaagacGTCAAGCGAATTCCTACCCCGAAACCGCATCCTGACCGTCATGCACCGTGCGCTTATTTACCCTCCCAAAAATGCATCGCGCGGCGTCTGGGTACGAGACTGGTAGAACATTCAAATTCCAATCAAATAGGCCTTTTGCAGCTAAAGGTCACGTGCTTAGAAACCCCATAGCAACGCCATGCTGGACTGCAAGCATTCCAGTAAACAAAAGGTCAAGAGAGGACACGCACGTGTGGTTTCAAACAGTTCTTAGAGCTTTATAAAAGATTAATTCCCTCTGTTATCTGCCGTTCTTGGTTATAACCTTCGTGAACTATAGTTTTGGAGTTCATTTAGGCTGAAGTGCGGATTTTAACTGCCGTTTTGGACTTTTTTTTACGGCCGACGCTTACCGCCAcggacaaaatggcggccagtCAAGGTATGTGTTGATAAAAAAACACCTATAAAGCTAGTTTTATTGCGTGTAATGATCGGAAATTACTGCAATGTACTCTTCATATAATCTAAAAAGATTTATACAAGTTTCAAGATCTTTACAACccgaaaagggaacaaattTTGTGCATTAAGAGATAGTATACTCACGTTACATAAAGCACGCAAAGCGTCTCTATCACTTTATCTCTCTTACTCTTTCCGAAGGTAATCTAAGTTGAAATACTGCTCTTTCgataatattttattcatttttacaCAAATAACAGATGACCAAGAGACACAAGACATTTCTCGTCTCCCAAGTCTTTCATTTGAAGATGTGATAACATACTCAAAAGACAAGTCCGGCTGTAGCAACACATCCAAGGCGATGAAGTTTATGGCCGAACCGGGCTATCTACATGATCTTAAAGGTAAATTAATATTCTTCTCATTTTGCTACAAGAAATTGGAATTGAATTATAATAGAAGCCCTTATAAGAGAGACATTTCTTTGCCTTCAATTTTTAATTAGATTGGATACATTCCTATACATAATTTTCCTATACACCTTCCTATACTTAGACTCTTCTTATGTCCATAATTTGTATGTATATGCAACTGTAATTGTGGTTTCACAAGGACATTGCTCTAAATTCATAGTTGTTTTTTCTCTCATTTCCAGTTACTTATATTGGAGATAGTTCAATTATTACAAGCAAGTGCTACCGCTTAATGAGAAAAAGTGAGCCACCTCATAACTTGGAAGTTACAATTTATTTGACTGGGGATAATTCAACTGCTGGACGATGCTCCTGTGTTGCTGGTATTGGTGGATTTTGCCACCATGTCATAAGTTTGTTATATTACATATCCCTTTTAAAGCAGCTTGGGCACAAATCAATCCCAGATGAACTCACATGCACAATGATGAAGCAAAGATAGAGTGTCCCACGTGGTAAGAAGATTGAACCTTCACAGATACAAGATGTATTGGTTAAGAAACCTCAAATGGGTGCAGCTTATGGCAAGTTCAAAAAAAGTACACTCTACTCACCCGCAACTATGTATGGGTTTTTGACAAAGGAAACTTTCAATGGTCTTGACCCACAGCCCCTATTTGCAAATATTGTTCCACATGAAAATCAACTAGGCAATGTTCCATTTGTTCCATGCAAGTTTGGTAATGTGCCGAAAGGATCTGTACTTTCTTACCAGCAAAAAATGTCAACGGAGTACATTATAAATGACTTTACTTGTACTGCTTTTCCAAATCTACCACTTGATAGTGCTGCGCAAGAATTCGACAATAACTATTCGGGACTTCCACTTACTGCTAGTAAGCAAGCTGCACTAGAGTCCTTGTCCATTTCAATGGAGACTTCTTTAAAAGTGCAAGAACAGACAATTACTAAGTATGGAAAAGTGGCAACCAAGTACTATGTTATCACAACGAGTACCCGACATTGCGGGTGTCAAACTCCAACAAGAACTCTGGACGATCGTATTTTTGCTGCAGGCAGAAGCATGATAAATGTAAATATTTCCTACTAGtggctcccgtgaaatataaacaaaaaccAATTCTTTGTTGTACATAACTTTTTAAGGTATATTTCAATCCTTCAATGTAATGGGCTTCCTGGTGCTTTAGGGGAATAGTATGTGTCGTCGTAAACGATATATTTATCTCCTATTTAATTTACCTAATTTAAAATGGCGCTTTCTATAAAATACCGCCTGTATTTTAATTATCCACCTTATCCTATATCCGtgttgggaaccctgtgcatGTTATTTTTGGCTGGAATTGGAccccaaattcaaaccatgccagTTCGCACATATGATGGGTTTTGTTAATAAGAGAGTGGATCGTGAAATCCTTGCTTCGTTGGCTTTCTTGGGCTTCTTGGTGTGTTATTTGGTGGTcgtttccatttttttaatgaaaatcgaTTTGACATAAAAAGTATGTGGGtcagaaaatacaaaatgacCGCCAACTGTTTGTAATGAAAAAACGGCCTttgcttttattaaaaaaatagtgcATTTTATATCGAGACTGAtctgataaaataaaaagtgtcGTGCACCATCTCGATCTGATTAAATAAGCGTTTATGCACCGTCCTTTAAAGGATTGAATTGAAGTTCAAAAATCAAAGGTCTTACAGTTGAGACTCTTCCGTTTTCTTGTTTGCGAACCGTTTTGTTTATGCGCGATAGAGCTAAAGACTCTACCTTCTTTTCGAGGTAAGAATAATGCCTTTCTAAATAACGATAAAAAGACGGTTGTGTTTTCAGCTACAATTAATCTATCTGTGCAATAAAACTACGGCAAGTATTCGAATTCTTTTTAAGATTTGATTTTCCGCGCGCTGCAAGGTTTGTTTACACATCTTCCTAAGTTGTCTAGAATAAGATTTCTCCTCTACGATGATATTTTTGGAGATTATTACTGTATACTTTTAGTGTGTTTTTCTTGTGAGACACGGAGGTCTAAAGGTCTAAGTCCTTTTTGCTGCGGGAAATAAATTACTTATTTTTGTGATTCTGTGAAATCTTGAAAATAACGCCTTTGCTTTGTGATTCTCTCGCCAACAATAGTTCATTCGTTAGCGTATTATATAGTATATAGATAGGGAGACAAGCTAGCTCAGACCAAGCCCTTGAATAAATTGAGTCCATGGATTTAAATCCACAAATTGACCCATCTGACTCCTAGCTCTTATAAAATATTACTCCATGCATAAAATTGGTCCAGGAATCTTCATATCTAATGAatatacagtaaaaaaaaacgcttatgaaatatcaaatcaaatttaatttaatgataaaaattgtttcaaatattaacAAAATGTAATCAACAGTCAAGTGTGACTTGCATCATGTGGCCTGCATAAAAATTTGATAATTTCTTGTTACCCATAATTTGTCACCCACTGGCCAAGGGATATGTGATTTACATGTAAACGAAGAGAAGAAAGAGACAACTTAAGGGAGAGGGCAGCTCACCATGGCCACTAAACCTCGAAAATGAGATCATTGAAGGCATGGAACAGTCAGAAAGAGAAGTACTGAAAACAATGAAAGAACTGGGAATGGTTCCTGGGCTGAGGGCAGCCAACGCAATCCCCAAACTGGCGATATCACGTGCTTGAACACGGCTGACCTAAATCCTTCCGGATGACCTAAATATTGTAACGGCAGACGAACTATTCGCCTCGACAACAGGATTTTAATAGACAAAATTTATATTGAACGTTCGTCTTAAAAAGATAATGTAGCGGATGTCATTGCTGACGAGTACCATTTAGATTCTGCTACCAGACTTGACCAGGCAGGCACGAGGAATTTTATACTTTTATAAAGGGGTTCTTGTAtgtactttaaaaaaaaaactttgtttaaCCTCCAACTACGCATTGGAGTCTGGTGGCACGACTTGTGTATGACGGTTCATACACATATCAATCCATAAGAAAAAACCGCGCGCGCATAGGATAGAGACTTAAATCTctactctcacttgcctcttcgtggcgtgtgctactttacagcaaacagagaagtccaaagtatctgagactgatttctcgtctctcacttgcctcttcgtggcgtgtgctactttacagcaaacagagaagtccaaagtatcaagcggtactagaccgcttggtGACGTTTCTGGTCATGACAGCATACACACCCCGGTCGAGGCCAAGCTGGACAGATTGTAAGTCCAAACACAGTGCCCAAAAAAggagaacgaatgataacaagaGTAACATCCTACCAAGCAAATAAGGCCGCTGTTATTATAAGAACCAATCTATCTATTTGTGCAAGATGTTATTATTACGCTTTGCCATTTTGGTGATGGTATCAAACGAAAACAGTAGAAGTATCTGAATGAGGAGCATAGAGAAGTTGTGCTAACAACGGAAAGTGAAACACAGTCTGACATCACCACGACCACCCTAAAAATCCAAACAAACCCACTGCCAGAAGTCATTTCACTATATGTTGTTACCATACATATCTTATCTATTACAGAGGCACCAAAATGTCATTGGCTGCGCCAAGCAGAACGTAACCACTGCTGTGCCTCGCCTGGAGGAGGAGAGATAAACAGTTAAAAGGAGCCGAAATCTGAATAATGGAAATGAATCTGACTCGCTTTAGTCTCACAAGAGATTAAAACATCCGCTGGACCAATCAGACGCCGTCAGCGTGCCGACAAACGTACATACAGACGAAATTAAATTgctaaaaaagataataatgaGAATACAAGGCAAAACTTAGCTGCTGCCTTGAGTGATATGAAGAAACTGGAAGAAAGGATTTATGCACAAGAACAAGCCTGGAACAATTTGGAATAGTTGTCCAGCCGATCTTAGAAATCTTTCAAAAGAAAtgttcaagaaaaaaatgaattcaATATTATTTGACATTTTCAAAAAGGAGGATAGTTATGCTGACACAAAAACTATTATTAATGACATGTGTAAATTTTAACCTTTATCTTAATTCATTTATTCGCTCATTTTTTCATTACTTTTTTCTTGATCTTCTTTAAATAGTGTACCTGTTTTTAATCATATGTTTTGTATCCAGTATTGTATTAATATtagttttttccccttttctCTAATAATCAGTACTGTCCTTCGCCTACCTGCCTCGACTAGCTTTAGCTATCTGCAGGTAGTGTGCTACTGTAAATATTGATATAAATATAAACTGATATAATTAAAGTTGAAGTCTTGAAGTCTTTgaagaaagacaaaaaaaccAACAAGACAGTTGTCTAAACAGTCTAATCCCTAATCCTCCACATTGCCTACCAATTGCGCACCTGTTTAAAGGTAATGGACACATCCACACGTAGTGGGTTTGCTTTTAACTTTGCAATCAACTCTTGCCGATTCAACTCTTTGAGCGAGCTCCCCGCGTATAGAAGGGATGGGGCAAAATACCGTAAATTGAGGCAATACATTCCAGGAATGGGGTAAACTTTGACGTTCTCCTTAACTTCATACGTTCAGGTGTTAAGCAGATCAGATCAAGATAGATTGAGATAGTCCTGTCGAACAGCAACAAGTTCAAACACCAGGGAAATTCGCCGTACGAATTTTTGGCAAAAAGTAAATGTTAGAGGTTCTAGAAGTAACAACTTAGACAACGCTGTAATTCCTGGACTGCAAAGAATGggtgaaattttttttccaacctTGCAATAGTATGataaaattgttaaaaaaagcttCTTCATAAAGGTCGAAGTGCTAAATTGCAACAGCACAGAACTTGTTAGCGGGCCAAAAAACCGGACATCCTAATGATTGGTGGGGTTTGAAGAACTGCGCGTTCAAATTTAGAATGTTACAATGCTCGATATAGTGCTGAAAATTGAATTTTTGAAAGTCCTCatgaaattattttaaaaaagcaaaCGACAGCTGATGATAGACCCTCTTTAGGTTTTTCGTGAGACTTCTTTCGACTAAGCATTTCTAAGCGGATTTTACCGACCTTCACATGAAAACATctctttttatgttatttcattTTGATTAGTTGTCTTTTCGGAAAACCGTCTTCAAATTCCCTGTGTTATAacaatttcccgccataatgattgcaacgcgcgcgacaatttcaagtttgctgaaattttatttgcgGTGAAAAAGGTAGCAAATCGCCTCTTTATACGGGAATAAAGGCAAATCAGTCGAGGAATTTATCTGCATAATGTATTTTCATTCAAGAGAAGTATTTTAGTGAATATATCTAACTGTCTGTGAAGAATTCAAGAGAAAGCGACGATCAATTGGGACTATATATCATTTCACAAAATTGTTGGTAAAAATTCGGAGGATGTCTTAATTAGAACTTCTGCACTTGTGGATGATTACGAGAATTGTGTGGAAATACGAACTGGATTTCACTGAATGGTCATTGCGA
The sequence above is a segment of the Nematostella vectensis chromosome 2, jaNemVect1.1, whole genome shotgun sequence genome. Coding sequences within it:
- the LOC116620019 gene encoding QRFP-like peptide receptor yields the protein MLNLTYNKSTPIEWVSTEITASERIAKIVVCFLIILTALVGNVLIIVVVCRNANMRKTINYFIVNMAVSDLAVSLFVLPRVISENITSYEFLPEWRVSGAAGEVLCKLVYFISDLSPAVSILSLVCITLDRFCAVVFPMKRTLITSRVRLVLIVFTWLFSAAFFSPSFYTMRLVGISGLDSVYCRMRWSKDRAQHVVIHRAYITATCILFVITPMVLITVMYTVIMVVVRMALLTRQSKQGSAAQRRRQDNNNRLLRLAVLTVISFTVCWGPYNIYLFLQSFAWKWKQSSNVHGARVLFEVVVFLTYTNSMINPCLYFVFIENYRHGLRRVLRSAHDARRNIPSATRLDGRLRTQHTELYCVLSKQLNETTASNVPEIAHSN
- the LOC5515781 gene encoding LOW QUALITY PROTEIN: uncharacterized protein LOC5515781 (The sequence of the model RefSeq protein was modified relative to this genomic sequence to represent the inferred CDS: substituted 1 base at 1 genomic stop codon), producing the protein MKFMAEPGYLHDLKVTYIGDSSIITSKCYRLMRKSEPPHNLEVTIYLTGDNSTAGRCSCVAGIGGFCHHVISLLYYISLLKQLGHKSIPDELTCTMMKQRXSVPRGKKIEPSQIQDVLVKKPQMGAAYGKFKKSTLYSPATMYGFLTKETFNGLDPQPLFANIVPHENQLGNVPFVPCKFGNVPKGSVLSYQQKMSTEYIINDFTCTAFPNLPLDSAAQEFDNNYSGLPLTASKQAALESLSISMETSLKVQEQTITKYGKVATKYYVITTSTRHCGCQTPTRTLDDRIFAAGRSMINVNISY